Proteins from a genomic interval of Arachis hypogaea cultivar Tifrunner chromosome 10, arahy.Tifrunner.gnm2.J5K5, whole genome shotgun sequence:
- the LOC112716292 gene encoding bystin gives MGKRKERIHNPEPFVPDGTESVKSKKRTKAPKQHQKEAKLIASNITSKIMKEALIQQKEVDEEEEEEQNAKSSFHRIEEPPVVIEDEDGDIDNFEGFDETQSHFAGYEENINEEDERIIDTFLSKQPGQQKTLADLIVERIKEKDGSVALENQSVTKLDQSVIDLYKGVGTILSTYTSGKIPKAIKPIPSMPQWEEILYLTEPENWSPHAFYQVTRIFASNLNAKKAERFYKLVLLPRVREDIRKNRKLHESVYHTLKKAFYKPGAFFKGILLPLCESCTCTVREAVIIGSVMEKVSIPSFHSSAVLLRLLRMEYCGTTSYFIKILLEKKYALPYRVVDAAVAHFMRFLDDIRIMPVIWHQSLLAFVQRYKNELLKEDKDNLRILLEKQKHRLITPEIIRELNHSRNRGEKEEDVMSISSPMSVIIKPIQEDRFDIPEVPMEED, from the exons ATGGGTAAGAGGAAGGAAAGGATTCACAATCCGGAGCCGTTTGTCCCTGATGGCACTGAGTCTGTGAAGTCGAAAAAGCGAACGAAAGCTCCCAAACAGCACCAGAAGGAAGCCAAGTTGATTGCTTCGAACATCACCTCAAAGATCATGAAGGAAGCTTTGATTCAGCAGAAGGAGgttgatgaggaggaggaggaggagcagaaTGCCAAGAGTTCGTTCCATAGAATTGAAGAGCCGCCCGTGGTCATTGAAGATGAGGATGGCGATATCGATAACTTTGAAGGATTTGATGAGACGCAGAGCCACTTTGCTGGATATGAA GAGAATATTAATGAGGAGGACGAGAGAATAATAGATACTTTCTTGTCAAAGCAGCCGGGTCAGCAGAAAACACTTGCGGATCTCATTGTTGAAAGGATAAAAGAAAAGGATGGTTCTGTTGCTTTGG AAAATCAATCGGTAACTAAATTGGACCAGTCCGTAATTGACTTATACAAGGG AGTGGGGACAATACTTAGCACATATACGTCTGGAAAAATACCCAAGGCAATCAAACCCATCCCTTCCATGCCACAATGGGAGGAGATATTGTATCTGACCGAACCTGAGAATTGGTCACCACATGCTTTCTATCAAGTAACTAGGATTTTTGCTTCTAATTTAAATGCGAAAAAGGCAGAACGGTTCTACAAACTTGTCTTGCTGCCAAGAGTGAGAGAAGATATAAGGAAAAATAGAAAGCTGCATGAAAGTGTATATCATACTCTCAAAAAGGCATTTTACAAACCTGGTGCATTCTTTAAGGGAATTTTGTTACCACTGTGTGAG TCTTGCACATGCACGGTTAGGGAAGCAGTCATTATTGGAAGTGTCATGGAAAAGGTTTCTATTCCTTCATTCCATTCTAG TGCTGTGCTATTGAGGCTGCTAAGGATGGAATATTGTGGCACCACAAG CTATTTCATAAAGATTTTATTGGAGAAGAAATATGCCTTGCCATATCGGGTTGTTGATGCAGCAGTGGCTCACTTTATGAGATTTCTTGACGACATTAGAATAATGCCTGTTATATGGCACCAGTCACTTCTTGCATTTGTGCAGAG GTACAAAAATGAGCTGCTAAAGGAAGACAAGGATAACTTAAGGATTCTACTTGAAAAGCAAAAGCACAGATTA ATTACACCTGAAATTATTAGAGAGCTGAACCACAGCCGAAACCGAGGTGAAAAGGAGGAAGATGTCATGTCAATCT CTTCGCCGATGTCTGTGATTATCAAGCCCATCCAAGAAGATCGTTTTGATATTCCAGAGGTTCCAATGGAGGAGGACTAA